In Corallococcus caeni, the following are encoded in one genomic region:
- a CDS encoding VOC family protein, translating into MDTVKLRVARPTTNLDAVVRFYRDGLGFEVLGGFEDHAGFDGVMLGHLGAPYHLEFTVERGHPAPRAPSEDHLLVFYVPDPEAWSARVHRMEAAGFAPVPSRNPYWDANGRTFEDPDGYRVVLQRAAWSR; encoded by the coding sequence ATGGACACGGTGAAGCTGCGGGTCGCGAGGCCGACCACGAACCTGGACGCGGTGGTGCGCTTCTACCGGGACGGGCTGGGCTTCGAGGTGCTCGGAGGATTCGAGGACCACGCGGGGTTCGACGGCGTGATGCTCGGGCACCTGGGTGCGCCGTATCACCTGGAGTTCACGGTGGAGCGCGGACACCCAGCGCCGCGAGCCCCGTCCGAGGACCACCTCCTGGTGTTCTACGTGCCGGACCCGGAAGCGTGGTCGGCGCGAGTCCACCGCATGGAGGCCGCCGGCTTCGCGCCGGTGCCGTCGCGCAATCCGTACTGGGACGCGAACGGAAGGACCTTCGAGGATCCGGACGGCTACCGCGTCGTGCTTCAGCGAGCCGCCTGGTCACGCTGA
- a CDS encoding MmyB family transcriptional regulator — protein MRGTRRQRSSIRTWHGLLRGGRNALWELFMNPDRRASMPTWAQAVRRAVAGFRLDAARAADRSGFDALVEKLQAASPEFARLWSEHDVVETPSMLKVIERHAHVLGAGRAGAARVLPCAASRAPSGARVEAVSAALSHPVRSGCDTGSAGRRSTGVRTLHPGPRITG, from the coding sequence TTGCGTGGAACGCGGCGGCAACGGTCCTCTATTCGGACCTGGCACGGCCTGCTCCGGGGGGGGCGCAACGCGCTGTGGGAGCTGTTCATGAATCCGGACCGTCGCGCGAGCATGCCGACGTGGGCGCAGGCGGTGCGCCGGGCCGTGGCGGGGTTCCGGCTGGACGCCGCGAGGGCCGCGGACCGCAGCGGGTTCGATGCGCTGGTGGAGAAGCTCCAGGCCGCGAGCCCGGAGTTCGCGCGCCTTTGGAGCGAGCACGACGTGGTGGAGACCCCATCCATGCTGAAGGTGATCGAACGTCACGCTCACGTACTCGGAGCCGGACGGGCGGGAGCTGCGCGTGTCCTTCCATGCGCTGCGTCCCGGGCTCCATCTGGAGCGCGCGTGGAAGCTGTTTCCGCGGCCTTGAGTCACCCGGTCAGGTCCGGGTGTGACACCGGATCCGCGGGGCGGCGTTCGACAGGGGTTCGAACACTCCATCCAGGACCGCGCATCACGGGTTGA
- a CDS encoding oxidoreductase, whose translation MTTKQQPLNSGFGATTTAREALGNTRLDGMVAIVTGGYAGIGLETTRALQAAGATVIVPARTPDKARAALTGWERVELEQLDLIDPASVDAFASRFLASGRPLHLLINNAGVMAGPLRRDARGFESQFATNHLGHFQLTARLWPALKQANGARVVCLSSRGHFFSGVDFEDPFFQQRPYDPWVAYGQSKTANILFAVGLDARGEAHRVRAFAVHPGGILTELVRSMPEEEVRASIENSNKIEPLKTPEQGAATTVWCATSPQLAGKGGVYCENVDIAVMAPTDATVRRGVKDFAVDPKRADRLWSASEAWTGVRFNP comes from the coding sequence ATGACCACGAAACAGCAGCCCCTGAACTCCGGCTTCGGCGCGACCACCACCGCTCGTGAGGCGCTGGGCAACACGCGGCTGGATGGCATGGTCGCCATCGTGACCGGCGGCTACGCGGGCATCGGCCTGGAGACCACCCGCGCGCTCCAGGCCGCCGGTGCCACCGTCATCGTCCCCGCCCGGACACCCGACAAGGCCCGCGCCGCGCTCACCGGATGGGAGCGCGTGGAGCTGGAGCAGCTCGACCTCATCGACCCGGCTTCCGTTGATGCGTTCGCATCGCGCTTCCTCGCGTCCGGCCGGCCCCTGCACCTGCTCATCAACAACGCGGGCGTCATGGCCGGGCCGCTCCGCCGCGATGCGCGCGGGTTCGAATCCCAGTTCGCCACCAACCACCTGGGCCACTTCCAGCTCACCGCCCGGCTCTGGCCCGCGCTGAAGCAGGCGAACGGCGCGCGCGTGGTGTGCTTGTCGTCGCGCGGCCACTTCTTCTCCGGCGTCGACTTCGAGGACCCCTTCTTCCAGCAGCGCCCCTACGACCCGTGGGTCGCCTACGGACAGTCGAAGACCGCGAACATCCTCTTCGCTGTCGGGCTCGATGCGCGCGGCGAAGCCCACCGCGTGCGCGCGTTCGCCGTGCACCCCGGCGGCATCCTCACGGAGCTGGTCCGGTCCATGCCCGAAGAAGAGGTCCGCGCCTCCATCGAGAACTCCAACAAGATCGAACCGCTGAAGACGCCCGAGCAGGGCGCCGCGACCACGGTCTGGTGCGCGACCAGTCCCCAGCTCGCGGGCAAGGGTGGCGTCTATTGCGAGAACGTCGACATCGCCGTGATGGCGCCCACCGATGCCACGGTCCGGCGCGGGGTGAAGGACTTCGCCGTGGATCCGAAGCGGGCCGACCGACTGTGGTCCGCGAGCGAGGCGTGGACCGGCGTTCGCTTCAACCCGTGA